GATTGGAGCCGCTGACGGCATTCTCTGCCGCCTTCCTCGCAGAGCGTTGTTGGCAGGTGGCATCGGCTTAGTCGCTGGCTTCATCGGCGGTTTCCTTTCCAGCATCATCGCAAACATAGCCTATGACCCCATCACCAGCCTCGCGATGTCAAACACCGCGGATACCGGGACTGGTTTGTCCACTGTTGGATTCGTCATTCAAATGGCGGGGCGCGCCTTTTCCTGGGCCTTGGCCGGGATGGCGATGGGCCTCGGCCAAGGCCTCGCATTGCGCTCAAGCCGACTCGTTCTCTACGGATTGCTTGGAGGCATCCTCGGTGGGCTGCTGGGCGGACTCTTGTTCGATCCTGTCGACTTGATCCTGCTCAGCTCCGAAAACGAAACGGCCCGCATCAGCCGCTTGGTGAGCTTCTGCTTGGTGGGCGCTTCCATCGGCGCCATGATCGGTATCGTGGAGCTGCTGGCCCGCGACTCTTGGCTCCGTATGCAAAAGGGCCCCCTCGCCGGCAAGGAGTTCATCATGTTCAAGGACATCATGAAGATCGGCTCCTCCCCCAGCTCCGACATCTACCTCTTCAACGACGAAACGGTGGCTCCCCATCATGCCACGATCCGAGCGGTGGGCGAATATTCGGAAATAGAGAGCCAAAGCAGCTCCAAAAGCGTGAAGGTAAACAACAGGACCATCCAAAGGTCCCGCCTCCGGCAGGGCGATTCCATCGAAATCGGAAACACCGTTTTCGTTTTCGAAAGCAAGCAATAACTCGAAAACTCCTCAGCGACTCGATGGAAGAAACGACCCCAAGCACTGAACCCGACGGAACCGAAAAAAGGGAAGTCGCCACTTGTCCCTTCTGCCAAACTGGCGTTTTCGAAACAGACGAGTCCGAGAGCTGCGGCGAGTGCCGGACGCTTTACCACGCGGATTGCTGGAAAGAAAACGATGGCTGCGCCATCTACGGCTGCACGAACTCCGCGGAGACCATAAAATGGAGCGACAACCAAATTCCCGTCTCCTACTGGGGCAAGGAAACCAAAGCCTGCCCCAGCTGCTCTCAAGAAATCGTGTCCTCGGCGCTTCGCTGCAAGCACTGCGGCACCGTGTTCAAGTCGGCAAAGCCAACGGACTCGGACGAGTTCGGCTCGGACCGAAGCTACG
The Pelagicoccus enzymogenes DNA segment above includes these coding regions:
- a CDS encoding FHA domain-containing protein, with translation MNSTEPSFKKDATIRITRSDAMSPEVDTFINRQKSLKGESGIKKGKRAWFYQNWFVYMVVGTLAAAAAWLLIDPVYSDYIYIQGEIEEVNFTDRNSPEISWGGEESVNITFANNGWIRIRGEQIWLWHKLEGVGSSTAEIPLSELVPGREIGVHLEYYANYEKQLPIAMYVDLSPPALDAESASMDIAELSIRNETVGSLIFAIVGGLVGLAIGAADGILCRLPRRALLAGGIGLVAGFIGGFLSSIIANIAYDPITSLAMSNTADTGTGLSTVGFVIQMAGRAFSWALAGMAMGLGQGLALRSSRLVLYGLLGGILGGLLGGLLFDPVDLILLSSENETARISRLVSFCLVGASIGAMIGIVELLARDSWLRMQKGPLAGKEFIMFKDIMKIGSSPSSDIYLFNDETVAPHHATIRAVGEYSEIESQSSSKSVKVNNRTIQRSRLRQGDSIEIGNTVFVFESKQ
- a CDS encoding zinc ribbon domain-containing protein, coding for MEETTPSTEPDGTEKREVATCPFCQTGVFETDESESCGECRTLYHADCWKENDGCAIYGCTNSAETIKWSDNQIPVSYWGKETKACPSCSQEIVSSALRCKHCGTVFKSAKPTDSDEFGSDRSYEKRKKELKRKATFVFVANAIPILSVLGLLVGGIWTLKNRALIRKLPSINRTLCYLGLTVGVAQIFLIAALAFLYTLTNSGN